In a genomic window of Sarcophilus harrisii chromosome 4, mSarHar1.11, whole genome shotgun sequence:
- the S100B gene encoding protein S100-B — protein sequence MSDLEKAMLAIIETFHQYSGKEGDKHKLKKSELKELINNELSHFLGEIKEQETVDKVMETLDVDGDAECDFQEFVAFVAVITSACHEFFEHE from the exons ATGTCGGACCTGGAGAAAGCCATGCTGGCCATCATCGAGACGTTCCACCAGTATTCCGGGAAGGAGGGGGACAAGCACAAGCTGAAGAAGTCGGAGCTGAAAGAGCTCATCAATAATGAACTCTCTCACTTCTTAGGG GAGATCAAGGAGCAGGAGACGGTGGACAAAGTCATGGAGACCCTGGACGTGGACGGGGACGCCGAATGCGACTTCCAGGAATTCGTGGCTTTTGTGGCCGTGATCACCTCTGCGTGCCACGAGTTTTTCGAGCACGAGTGA